Proteins from a genomic interval of Channa argus isolate prfri chromosome 11, Channa argus male v1.0, whole genome shotgun sequence:
- the pias2 gene encoding E3 SUMO-protein ligase PIAS2 isoform X1 yields MTGRTRWRRMKSFGRSQFCNTDFSLLTGEAAVWHNTKTSMNLQQPAPLIPPVHPDVQMKPLPFYDVLDVLIKPSSLGASTAQRYHQEKYFIFALTPQQVREVCISRDFLPGGRRDYMVQIQLRFCLSETSCPQEDNYPNSLCIKVNGKLFPLPGYAPPPKNGVEQKRPGRPLNITSLVRLSSAVPNQISVTWAPEIGKTYSMSVYLVRQLTSPLLLQRLRMKGIRNPDHSRALIKEKLTADPDSEVATTSLRVSLMCPLGKMRLTVPCRAVTCSHLQCFDAALYLQMNEKKPTWICPVCDKKAAYESLIIDGLFLEILNDCSDVDEIKFQEDGTWCPMRPKKESVKVPSQSVLKIETPSRQPAVIPHSTESSSVKKADVIDLTLESSSSSDEEEETDRPLKKRCVYISKSEEMHAKGVLTYQPTVRVPNVQMDPSYLTSTLAEYAVPFHPSTLATIPTDMQSLDLFSLIQADPQHYRPQMFLDNLTSTIQSAAAASTSSALVSSSSHYDTSTHTASALHETRVITGSGGGSTAGTDGGISDIISLD; encoded by the exons ATGACCGGAAGAACAAGATGGCGGAGAATGAAGAGTTTCGG CAGGAGTCAGTTCTGTAACACAGACTTCAGCCTGTTAACTGGTGAAGCAGCTGTGTGGCACAACACGAAAACCAGCATGAATCTCCAGCAGCCAGCACCTCTCATCCCTCCGGTCCACCCGGATGTGCAGATGAAGCCACTGCCCTTCTATGATGTCCTGGACGTCTTAATCAAGCCTTCAAGTCTAG ggGCAAGTACTGCACAAAGGTACCAccaagaaaaatatttcatcttCGCACTGACGCCACAACAGGTTCGAGAAGTATGCATATCCAG GGACTTTCTACCAGGTGGTAGACGAGActatatggttcaaattcaacTGAG GTTTTGCTTGTCAGAGACAAGTTGCCCTCAAGAGGATAATTACCCAAACAGTCTTTGTATAAAGGTCAATGGAAAACTTTTTCCTTTGCCA ggtTATGCACCACCACCAAAAAATGGCGTAGAACAGAAGAGACCGGGAAGACCTCTAAACATTACATCCCTTGTTCGACTCTCATCTGCAGTACCCAATCAGATTTCAGTGACATGGGCACCTGAAATAGGAAAA ACTTATTCTATGTCTGTGTACCTGGTGAGGCAGCTGACCTCACCACTGCTCCTGCAGAGGCTGAGGATGAAGGGCATCAGAAACCCAGACCACTCCAGAGCATTAA TCAAAGAGAAGTTGACTGCAGATCCAGACAGTGAGGTTGCTACGACAAGCCTTCGAGTATCACTTATGTGCCCG CTTGGCAAGATGAGGCTGACGGTGCCGTGCCGGGCAGTGACCTGCTCTCACCTGCAGTGCTTTGACGCAGCCCTCTACCTACAGATGAACGAGAAGAAACCCACATGGATATGTCCTGTGTGCGACAAGAAAGCTGCATATGAGAGTCTCATCATTGATGG GCTGTTCTTGGAAATCCTGAATGACTGCTCAGATGTGGACGAAATTAAGTTTCAAGAGGATGGAACGTGGTGTCCCATGAGACCAAAGAAAGAGTCTGTCAAGGTCCCCTCTCAGTCAGTACTAAAAATTGAAA CTCCTTCACGCCAGCCAGCTGTCATCCCTCATTCTACTGAGTCCAGCTCCGTCAAGAAAGCGGATGTGATTGATCTTACTCTAGAAAGCTCCTCATCTtctgatgaggaggaggagacagaccGTCCACTAAAGAAAcgctgtgtttacatttctaaGAGCGAGGAGATGCATGCGAAAGG TGTGCTGACCTACCAGCCCACTGTGCGTGTGCCAAACGTCCAGATGGACCCATCATACCTGACCTCCACGCTAGCTGAATATGCAGTCCCTTTCCACCCATCGACCCTGGCCACCATCCCCACAGACATGCAGA GTCTGGATTTGTTTTCCTTAATTCAAGCAGATCCTCAG CATTACCGGCCTCAGATGTTCCTGGATAACCTGACAAGTACCATACAAAGTGCAGCTGCAGCCAGCACCAGCTCAGCCCTTGTTTCCTCCAGCAGCCATTACGACACCAGCACCCACACTGCCAGCGCCCTCCATGAAACTAGGGTGATCACAGGTAGTGGGGGAGGCTCTACAGCAGGAACTGACGGTGGCATATCAGATATCATTTCACTAGACTGA
- the pias2 gene encoding E3 SUMO-protein ligase PIAS2 isoform X2, with translation MTGRTRWRRMKSFGSQFCNTDFSLLTGEAAVWHNTKTSMNLQQPAPLIPPVHPDVQMKPLPFYDVLDVLIKPSSLGASTAQRYHQEKYFIFALTPQQVREVCISRDFLPGGRRDYMVQIQLRFCLSETSCPQEDNYPNSLCIKVNGKLFPLPGYAPPPKNGVEQKRPGRPLNITSLVRLSSAVPNQISVTWAPEIGKTYSMSVYLVRQLTSPLLLQRLRMKGIRNPDHSRALIKEKLTADPDSEVATTSLRVSLMCPLGKMRLTVPCRAVTCSHLQCFDAALYLQMNEKKPTWICPVCDKKAAYESLIIDGLFLEILNDCSDVDEIKFQEDGTWCPMRPKKESVKVPSQSVLKIETPSRQPAVIPHSTESSSVKKADVIDLTLESSSSSDEEEETDRPLKKRCVYISKSEEMHAKGVLTYQPTVRVPNVQMDPSYLTSTLAEYAVPFHPSTLATIPTDMQSLDLFSLIQADPQHYRPQMFLDNLTSTIQSAAAASTSSALVSSSSHYDTSTHTASALHETRVITGSGGGSTAGTDGGISDIISLD, from the exons ATGACCGGAAGAACAAGATGGCGGAGAATGAAGAGTTTCGG GAGTCAGTTCTGTAACACAGACTTCAGCCTGTTAACTGGTGAAGCAGCTGTGTGGCACAACACGAAAACCAGCATGAATCTCCAGCAGCCAGCACCTCTCATCCCTCCGGTCCACCCGGATGTGCAGATGAAGCCACTGCCCTTCTATGATGTCCTGGACGTCTTAATCAAGCCTTCAAGTCTAG ggGCAAGTACTGCACAAAGGTACCAccaagaaaaatatttcatcttCGCACTGACGCCACAACAGGTTCGAGAAGTATGCATATCCAG GGACTTTCTACCAGGTGGTAGACGAGActatatggttcaaattcaacTGAG GTTTTGCTTGTCAGAGACAAGTTGCCCTCAAGAGGATAATTACCCAAACAGTCTTTGTATAAAGGTCAATGGAAAACTTTTTCCTTTGCCA ggtTATGCACCACCACCAAAAAATGGCGTAGAACAGAAGAGACCGGGAAGACCTCTAAACATTACATCCCTTGTTCGACTCTCATCTGCAGTACCCAATCAGATTTCAGTGACATGGGCACCTGAAATAGGAAAA ACTTATTCTATGTCTGTGTACCTGGTGAGGCAGCTGACCTCACCACTGCTCCTGCAGAGGCTGAGGATGAAGGGCATCAGAAACCCAGACCACTCCAGAGCATTAA TCAAAGAGAAGTTGACTGCAGATCCAGACAGTGAGGTTGCTACGACAAGCCTTCGAGTATCACTTATGTGCCCG CTTGGCAAGATGAGGCTGACGGTGCCGTGCCGGGCAGTGACCTGCTCTCACCTGCAGTGCTTTGACGCAGCCCTCTACCTACAGATGAACGAGAAGAAACCCACATGGATATGTCCTGTGTGCGACAAGAAAGCTGCATATGAGAGTCTCATCATTGATGG GCTGTTCTTGGAAATCCTGAATGACTGCTCAGATGTGGACGAAATTAAGTTTCAAGAGGATGGAACGTGGTGTCCCATGAGACCAAAGAAAGAGTCTGTCAAGGTCCCCTCTCAGTCAGTACTAAAAATTGAAA CTCCTTCACGCCAGCCAGCTGTCATCCCTCATTCTACTGAGTCCAGCTCCGTCAAGAAAGCGGATGTGATTGATCTTACTCTAGAAAGCTCCTCATCTtctgatgaggaggaggagacagaccGTCCACTAAAGAAAcgctgtgtttacatttctaaGAGCGAGGAGATGCATGCGAAAGG TGTGCTGACCTACCAGCCCACTGTGCGTGTGCCAAACGTCCAGATGGACCCATCATACCTGACCTCCACGCTAGCTGAATATGCAGTCCCTTTCCACCCATCGACCCTGGCCACCATCCCCACAGACATGCAGA GTCTGGATTTGTTTTCCTTAATTCAAGCAGATCCTCAG CATTACCGGCCTCAGATGTTCCTGGATAACCTGACAAGTACCATACAAAGTGCAGCTGCAGCCAGCACCAGCTCAGCCCTTGTTTCCTCCAGCAGCCATTACGACACCAGCACCCACACTGCCAGCGCCCTCCATGAAACTAGGGTGATCACAGGTAGTGGGGGAGGCTCTACAGCAGGAACTGACGGTGGCATATCAGATATCATTTCACTAGACTGA
- the LOC137135723 gene encoding ubiquitin-conjugating enzyme E2 L3, translating to MAASRRLAKELEEIRTSGMKNFRNIQVEESNLLSWQGLIVPDNPPYDKGAFRIEIIFPTEYPFKPPKITFKTKIYHPNIDEKGQVCLPVISAENWKPATKTDQVIQSLIALVNDPQPEHPLRADLAEEYSKDRKKFLKNAEEFTKKHSEKRPMD from the exons ATGGCGGCGAGCAGGAGGCTGGCCAAG GAACTTGAAGAGATTCGCACATCTGGAATGAAAAACTTCAGAAACATTCAAGTTGAGGAATCAAACCTTTTGTCATGGCAAGGGCTCATTGTTCCT GACAACCCTCCTTATGACAAAGGTGCATTCAGGATTGAAATCATTTTCCCCACCGAATATCCCTTCAAACCTCCCAAGATCACATTCAAGACAAAGATCTATCACCCCAACATTGATGAGAAGGGCCAAGTGTGCTTGCCTGTGATCAGTGCAGAGAACTGGAAGCCTGCCACCAAAACTGACCAAG TAATTCAGTCACTTATTGCACTGGTGAACGACCCCCAGCCAGAGCACCCACTGAGGGCAGACCTAGCAGAAGAATACTCAAAGGACCGTAAAAAATTCTTGAAGAATGCTGAAGAGtttacaaagaaacacagcGAAAAGCGGCCAATGGACTGA